Within the Pseudomonadota bacterium genome, the region TCGACGCCATCGCGGCGGCTGCAGACGGGTCGGCCCCGCACCGTGTGACCCACGTCTACCGGGTGCACCCGGCAGACCGTGACCGGTTTGCCGAGCTCGGCGTGTTTGCCGACTTCCAGATCGCGCCGAGCGCGCAATCGGGCAGCTACCAACGCTACATCGCGTCCCTGCTCGGCGTGCGGGCACCCGACCTCATGCCGCTGACTGCGTTGCACCGTGCCAAGGCGCCGATCACCCTCAGCAGCGACTGGGACGCCGACGTGCTCTCGCCGCTGGTCAAGCTCGCCACCGTGCTCGAGCAGCACCCGTCGCTGTCGCGCGCGGACGTGCTCGACATGATGACAATCAACGGGGCCAAGTTACTCCGCCAGGCCGACAAGACCGGCTCCCTTGAAGTCGGGAAGAGGGCGGACATCGCGATCATCGACGGCGATCTGCTGGACGCACAGCCACGCGACATCGCCGCGTTGGGCATCGTCGCGACCCTGTTGAGTGGCCGGGCGGTGTACCTCCGCGAGCCCGCGTGGCCACTTGACGACGCCGACAGCTGGCATCCCCGCGTTCAGATCGGCAATTGAATGGCACCGTCCTGGCCGATCGGCTCTGCACGGCGCTTGCCGCTGCAGGACAACCCGGTGGGCGACGACCGGGGCCGCTTGCCCACAGGCCCGGTACGGCCCGCACCGGGTGCGGTGTCCGACACGGCACTCCAGCCTCTTCGCCAAACGCCACACGGTTGATGCGGTTCAATGTTACCGGTAACCTTTCGGGCGTTGTCTCACCGACCAGGGCCGCCACATGATCGTACGAACCGCGTATTTCGAGGGCGAGTTATCGGACGCGGACGCCGCTGCGTTCCAGGCGTACATGCGCACCACCGTCGCGCCGATCATCCGGACCTTCCCCGGCTGCCTCGGCGTGCAGATCAACGTCCCGGTCATGCTCGAGCCCGCTGCCCCGCAGCAGTCGCTGTTGATGATCCAGCACGGCTACGAGTCCGAAGCCGCGCTCGAGGCGGCGCTCGCCTCCGACCAGCGTCGTCAGAGCATGGAAGCCACGGTCAAGGCACTCGAGCGGTACGGGGTCACGGTGTTTCACATCAACCACCGGCGCGAAACGCTCGACTGAGTCTGCCGGTGCACAGCCCCGTGTCCAAAGGGGTTCGGTACACTGTGGCGAGGCGGTGATGGCCGCTGTGCCGCGCGTTCCCACAGCGCGGGGTGCGATGACGGTCCGTGCCACCCCGTGCCTCACTGTACCCGGAAACTGCCATGCCTGAACCCGCCTACATTTTCGATGCGATCCGCACGCCCCGATCCAAGGGCAAGGCGGGCGGCAGCCTGCACGAGGTCAAGCCGATCAACCTGGTGACCACCCTGCTCGACGCCATGCAGCAACGCCACGACCTCGACACTGCGCGGGTCGACGACGTGATGCTCGGCTGTGTGGCCCCGGTCATGGAGCAAGGCGCCGTGCTACCGAAGATTGCGCTGCAAAAGGCCGGCTGGGACGAGAGTGTGCCCGGTGCCCAGGTGAACCGGTTTTGCGCGTCGGGTCTCGATACCTTCAACACCGCGGCGGCGAAGGTGGCCAGCGGCTGGGAAGACCTCGTCTGCGCAGGCGGTGTGGAGAGCATGAGCCGGGTGCCGATGGGTGCCGACGGTGGCCCGTTCGCGGAGGACCCGGAGACCGCAATCCAGACCGGCTTCGTGCCGCAAGGTATCGGCGCCGACCTCATCGCGACGATCGAGGGTTGGAACCGCGAGAACGTCGACGCCTTCGCCGTCGAAAGCCAGCGCCGCGCGGCGCACGCGCGGGACAGCGGTTGGTTCGACCGATCGGTTGTGCCGGTGCGCGACGACAACGGCATCACCATCCTCGAGCGAGACGATTTCATCAAGCCTGACACCAGCATGCAGACGCTGGCGTCGCTGAAGCCGAGTTTCGAGGCGATGGGACACATGGCCTTTGATGCCGTGGCGTTGAAGAAATACCCCGAGGTCGAGGCGATCGAGCACGTGCACACTGCCGGCAACTCGTCGGGTATCGTTGACGGCGCCTCGCTGATCCTGCTCGGCAGCGAGCAGGCGGGGAAAGACATCGGCCTGGCACCGCGTGGCCGCGTGGTGGCCACGGCACTGACAGCGACCTGCCCCACCATCATGCTCACCGGCCCCGGTCCGGCCGCAACCAAAGCGCTGGCCAAAGCCGGACTCACGCTGGACGACATCGACCTCGTGGAGATCAACGAAGCCTTTGCCTCGGTGGCACTGCGCCTGCAACGCGACCTCGGCGTGCCGGACGAGAAGCTCAATGTGGTGGGTGGCGCGATCGCCATGGGCCACCCGCTCGGTGCGACCGGAGGTTGCCTGGTATCGACCATGCTCGACGAGCTGGAGCGTCGCGACCAGAAGCGCGCATTGATCTGCATGTGCGTCGGCGGCGGCATGGGCATCGCCAGCATCATCGAACGGGTCTGAGGCGGCGCCGTGCGTGACTTTCACTTCGAACCCGACGCCGACGGCATCGTCACCGTGACCCTCGACATGCAGGGTCAGTCGGCCAACACCATGAACGCGCGGTTCGTGCCGGCAATGGACGCCGTGCTCGCGCGACTGCGCGCGCTCGACACCCTGAGCGGCGTGGTATTCGCCTCGGCCAAGCACACGTTCTTTGCCGGCGGCGATCTCACGCTGTTGTTGTCGATCGACACCGCCGACGCCGACACCTTGCACATGGTCGAGGAGAACAAACGGGCCTATCGCGAGCTCGAACGCCTGCCGGTGCCGGTGGTGGCCGCGATCAACGGCGCCGCGCTCGGCGGCGGCTACGAGCTGTGCCTCGCCTGCAACCACCGCGTGCTGTTGAATGCGCCACACGCGGTCGTCGGTTTGCCGGAAGTCGGCCTTGGCTTGTTGCCCGGTGCCGGCGGGGTCGTGCGGTTGCCTGCCCTGATTGGCCTCGAGGCCGCGTTGCCCCTGTTGCTCGAGGGCAAGCAACTCAAACCCGAGAAGGCGCTCGCCGCCGGTCTGGTCGATGCGCTGGTCGACGACCCCGACACGCTGATCGACACCGCCAAGGCGTGGATTCGCGCTAACCCCGACGCACACACCCAACCCTGGGACCAGAAAGGCTTCCGCTACCCGGGTGGAGGCGCTGTCTCGCCGAAGATTCGGCAGATCGCGACGGTGGCGAGCGCGCGCCTCGCGGCCAAGACTCGCGGCCTGCTGCCCGCACCGGAGAAGATTCTCGACATCGCCGTGAACGCCATGCGCATGGATTTCGACACTGCGCTCCGGGTCGAGAGCCGCGGCATCTGTTCGTTGCTGACCACACCGGAGTGCAAGGCGGCCATCACCACCTTCTTCTTCGGCCAGCAGGCGATCAAGAGCGGCAAGGTGCGGCCCGAGGGCGAACGGTGGCGCGCGACACGCGGCGCGGTGCTCGGCGCCGGCATGATGGGCAGTGGCATCGCCTGGGCACAGGCCGTTCGTGGGCTGCACACCTGGCTCAACGACACGGACCTCGACAAGGCCGAACACGGCAAGGCCTACTCCGAAGGCCTCGCGGACAAACGCGTGGCACGTGGTCAACTGCGCGACGCCGACAAGGCGGCGCTGCTCGAGCGCATCGTGCCAGTCGATCACACCGATGCGATTGCCGGGGCCGACCTGATCATCGAGGCGGTGTACGAGGACGTCGCGCTGAAAGAGTGTGTGATTTCCGAGACCTTTGCCAAACTCGCGCCTGACGGTATCTACGGCTCGAACACCTCGACCCTGCCGATCTCACTGCTCGCCGAGAGCTGCCCCG harbors:
- a CDS encoding acetyl-CoA C-acetyltransferase; its protein translation is MPEPAYIFDAIRTPRSKGKAGGSLHEVKPINLVTTLLDAMQQRHDLDTARVDDVMLGCVAPVMEQGAVLPKIALQKAGWDESVPGAQVNRFCASGLDTFNTAAAKVASGWEDLVCAGGVESMSRVPMGADGGPFAEDPETAIQTGFVPQGIGADLIATIEGWNRENVDAFAVESQRRAAHARDSGWFDRSVVPVRDDNGITILERDDFIKPDTSMQTLASLKPSFEAMGHMAFDAVALKKYPEVEAIEHVHTAGNSSGIVDGASLILLGSEQAGKDIGLAPRGRVVATALTATCPTIMLTGPGPAATKALAKAGLTLDDIDLVEINEAFASVALRLQRDLGVPDEKLNVVGGAIAMGHPLGATGGCLVSTMLDELERRDQKRALICMCVGGGMGIASIIERV
- a CDS encoding 3-hydroxyacyl-CoA dehydrogenase NAD-binding domain-containing protein yields the protein MRDFHFEPDADGIVTVTLDMQGQSANTMNARFVPAMDAVLARLRALDTLSGVVFASAKHTFFAGGDLTLLLSIDTADADTLHMVEENKRAYRELERLPVPVVAAINGAALGGGYELCLACNHRVLLNAPHAVVGLPEVGLGLLPGAGGVVRLPALIGLEAALPLLLEGKQLKPEKALAAGLVDALVDDPDTLIDTAKAWIRANPDAHTQPWDQKGFRYPGGGAVSPKIRQIATVASARLAAKTRGLLPAPEKILDIAVNAMRMDFDTALRVESRGICSLLTTPECKAAITTFFFGQQAIKSGKVRPEGERWRATRGAVLGAGMMGSGIAWAQAVRGLHTWLNDTDLDKAEHGKAYSEGLADKRVARGQLRDADKAALLERIVPVDHTDAIAGADLIIEAVYEDVALKECVISETFAKLAPDGIYGSNTSTLPISLLAESCPEPERFIGLHFFSPVDKMKVVEIILGEKTADVTLRKAYDYVQQIGYMPIVVNDSRGFFTSRVFGTYLDEGQQLLIDGLSAPAIERAAWIAGMPVGPLAVHDEVSMVLSKKVHDTHLALDARLGVENGFPADNAATQAVAFKLVEQGRGGRHYGGGFYTYTADGGKHLWDGLSQFRVGNSEVSVDAAVERLLYRQAIETLRCFEEGVLRTEIEANLGGIFAIGFPVHTGGALQFIRGIGIDAFAARAAELAEAHGPRFAVRPAALEALRNSQAVAA